ACCCTGATAACATGAATGTTACCTATGAGTACCCTGATGGTCGACTACTGATTTACGAAAATTACCCCTTCACATCCTATGGTTTGCACGGCTTTGACAACGGTAACGTATTTTATGGCACAGAGGGTCATATGATCTTCTCACGGCGAGGTGCGTTCAGTGTATTCCTGGGGTCCAAGAACAAAAAAGGTCCCACCGAAGGAAAAGCTCTGAGAGGACAACGCGGTTATGCCGAACACATGTCGGAATTCCTGAATGCAGTACGAACTCGCAAGCCCACAAAAGCCAACCCTCAAACCGCGCATCGCAGTTGCGCTTTGGTACATTTGGGCGAGATCACATACCGTACCCGCGGGCGTCTTGATTTTGATCCCGTAAAAGAACAATTCATTGACTGTGACGAAGCCAACGGAATGCTAGACAAAACCTATCGCAGTCCTTACGGTTTACCAACGTAAGTAAAACTGAAACTCATAATGTAAAACCATAAACAGAAGTGCGGTTTATATGGAAAATGTACCTGATCTCATCAGGCATATCATCCACTATTCATGCCACCTGCTGGTACCATTCGTGATTGCGAAACTGTTCTGGAAAGAGAACTGGTGGAAAGCCGGGCTCATCATGCTGGCCACGATGCTCATTGACGTGGATCATCTTTTAGCTGACCCCATTTTTGATCCAAACCGTTGCAGTATTGGATTTCATCCACTCCACACAGTCTGGGCGGGAATGGTTTATCTGGGTTTACTGGCGATACCCTCCTGGAAATGGCGCGCTGTCGCAGTCGGACTTTTGTGGCATCTCTGCACGGATGCCATCGATTGCCTACTCGGCGGGCATTGCCTGTTCTGCAGTCTTCCAGAATACTTGTATGTTATGAGTTGAGCTACAGAGTAGACTCTCTTTACTACTGTAGCGCTGACAGAACACGTTGACGTGTATCAGAGTCCAGCTTTCCCTCCTCAATTTTCTGTTTAACTTGATCAAGCACATTCACATCGTCGCCCGAACGCTCCTGTAACTGGTTTATTTTATGTTTGATATCGTCAATGATCGACTCAAATGTGAATGGATTCCCGCCCGGACCATCATTGCGTGTACCGTCCTTTTTTGCCCCTTCTTGTGATCGTTTTTCACGAGCAGGCATCTTTTTCAGATTGGTAATTCTTAGCTCTAGTTCACTTACAATTTTGTCGGGAGTATATCCAACTTCTTTCAGGCGTGCCTCAATAGGGTCTTCTTCGCCTGCACAGCCGGATAAAATTGAGTAAAATAAAACAGCACTTATAATTTGGGATAAACGCATTATTGGATTGGACATTATTTGGCCCCAAGTCAATTCGAACGCTCATCGTCCGTCGATGAGCTTCTTTCTTAAGAATGCATTCGTAGATGAGAAATTAAAACTCTCCAATCACTTCATTCGATCGCTTTGTTCCCAATGCCCACCATGTATTCAAATCGATGGAGTTGGAAATGAATCGAACGGCCCCATCCATCATCGCGACATGGACTCCGCCTGTATGGCCGCTGGAAGGAGTAATACCAGAATCGCCCTCATGACAGCGAAATGTATCGCTGGAGTAGGCGGGAATCGAAATCGTATTGGGAGGAAAAACGTGTGTATAAACGTGTTTCTGCCAGGAGTCAGTATAAAGCCAGGAATGCCCTTTGTACTGGCTCCAGGATGACCAGTTGATAAAACCGGACAGTCCATCTGCTACGACTTGATCAATATACGCATCGTACTGTTCAATCATGGCGGAATTTGTGTAATAGAGATTACGGCGGCGATCAGGATGATTTCCACTTCCGTCATTCACTAGTGATTCTGAAAGGGCAGCAGTGTTTGAAAGTCCGTCCTTGATTTCTCGGAATCCGAAACTGGCATTGGTAGTGGAACGCCAATTAGAACTGTACGGCCCTCCCTCGTTCATTCTTGACATCGAAATAATACCTTTAGAGGCGGGTGGTGCAGCGCCACCGGTAGAAGGTTGCCCGGGAAACAGTAAGTTACGCGGACGCCCCGCGTTCGCAACGTAGTTAAAGTTGGCAGTTGAAACAACCGTGTTTACGACCGATTCACTGGGACATTTAAAAAGCGGAATCTGAATTCTTGCCAAACCACCCAGGATAGAAGTATTGTTGGCAATACCACTCCAGGAATCTCCTTGTCCACTGGTTTCAAATGGGATTTGATCGTAAATATTACCTTGATCAACAAACGGCAAGAGGCCCACATACCAGGACAAATTTCCTGATCCACCGTTAGCCGCACCATCGTAATCATCGGAACCACGGTGCATATGCAAAGGCGTCGTCTGGTAATTATCATGATAATTGTGGATTGCCAGGCAAAGTTGCTTCAAATTATTTTTGCACTGACTTCGACGAGCTGCTTCACGCGCCTGCTGGACGGCGGGAAGTAATAAAGCAATCAGGATCGCAATAACTGCAATCACAACCAACAGTTCAATCAGGGTGAATCCTGGCCGAAATTCTCTTGAGGTGTAAGACATCTTCATCTGAGTACGCTCCGCTTTAAGAAGGCGATTTATGGTAGAATGAAGTACGGTATTGGGAGAATCAAACGCTAAACTCTCGCACAAACTACTCGGATTTTCTACCTTGACAAGTTCAGATGAAACAGATGTCAAAAACTTGATATGATCTTAATAGAGTCTGGATATATCTTAATCTCTACTTCATAAACAGACTGAATTCAGAAGCGAAGCACGGACCCTGTTTGCGCTGACTCGGTCGCCGCTTCCATCCAGGCAACTGCAGCGCACGATTCCGCAGGCGTAATCCGCTTTGGCACTTCGTTATTTCTTACACAGTTTGCGAAATAACACAGCTCTTCTTTCAGCACACCAAAGTAATTACCGAACGGACGTGGCCAATACATCGTATCTGGCATTTTGACGCCTTGTGCGTCGTGGATTGTTAGACCTGCTTCACCGCAGTTGATATACAGGGCTCCTTCCGTACCAATGACCTCCAGTCGTGCATCAATGGCGTAGGGCGTTGATTCCGGTAGATGCCAGACCGATTCAACCACAGCAACCGCACCGTTATCAAGTCGTGCAATAGACCAGCCACCGTCAGGGAATTTGTTCTGCCCTGGATGTACCTCTTGTGCATACACGGTCGATACATTCGCCTGACTGAACCAGAGCATCAGATCTGCATCGTGGATTCCATCGCCCATCAATGCCGAAATGTCATCAAGTACTGTCTGACCAATTGCCTTCGACAGGTTACGTCGCGCATGCATTGAGATGATTTTACCAATCCGCCCCTCGTCAATGGCCTGTTTGGCAATCGTCACCCGAGGATCAAACCGGCAGATGTGCCCCACCATGAAGAAGCCCTTTGCGTTATTGGCAACTTCAACAATCTGTTCACAGTCAGCCACCGTTGGTGCCATTGGCTTTTCCAACAAGACGTGCTTTCCACTGCGCAGTGCATCGATGGCAATGTCACGATGGTCATTGATATGCGTCGTAATACTCACTACATCAATCTCAGTATCTGCCAGAAGCTCGCGATAATCTGTATACAGCCGATTAACTCCCAACCGTTCTCCGATTTCGTTTAACCGTTCAGGCCGTCGAGTACAGAGCGCCGCCAATTCAATCTCCGGAATTTCGGCAAGGTTATCAGCATGAACTTCACCAAACCAACCTAGACCAATGACTCCCCAACGAACTCTGTTTGATTGACTCATGGTATTACCTCAGTTATGTCATGGCATTCAATAACCATTTAATTTTCAAGAGCGAGCTATCACTTTCAAATCAGCATATCAAATCTACATAAAACAATAAATAGACCAGATTCTCCCAACTTTATGTTCGCCAGTTGAAAATTTTATTGTTATATCATCGAAGATGTTTCATAGAGTTAACATTTAGTCTGTTGATTACTTATCTGATTTATTTTCTGATTCTGTGATGTGTCTCACATTTTGGAATATTTGTTGAAGCTATAATCTTACCAAGTCAAGAGAATTTTGATTGCGGTTCTTTAACCAACATCAGATAATACGTGAACCATTTGCAGCTGAATACAACGAATAGCGCTGAATACGAGAACTTTCGTTTAATTTCAATTCCACACATCAACAAATCTCGCAGCTCGTAACGTTTACAATTAAGGAACCGATTTCATGAAACTGTTTAATATAGTAAGTAAAACTACATTAACTCTGTCTTTAATTTTGTTCTCCCAAAATGTATCCCAGACCCATGTGTATGCTGGCGTCGAAAATGCGTCTCCGCCTGCTGTGGGAAAAACTGCCAAGGATTTCTCGCTGTCCAACTTAAACGGCAAGCAGATCAAGCTCTCAGGTGAACTCAAAAAAGGCCCTGTTGTATTGCTTGTGCTGCGAGGCTACCCCGGATATCAATGTCCTCTTTGCACACGTCAGGTGGGTCAATTTATCACGAGCGCTGCGAAACTGAAATCGGCAAATGCAACCGTTGTGATGGTTTATCCCGGCACTGCAAAAGATCTTAACACACGCGCGAGCGAGTTTACCCGAAACATTAAGCTTCCAGCTAACTTCCAATTCCTGCTCGATCCCGATTACATATTCACGAATGCCTATGGTCTGCGTTGGGATGCAAAGAACGAAACAGCATATCCTTCAACCTTTGTCATTGGCACAGATGGAAAAGTGAAGTTTGCCAAAATCAGCAAGACTCATGGAAATCGATCCAACGTAAAAGAAGTTTTGAAAGCCTTAAGCTCATCAAGTTAGACGCAAGAATTTGAAGATCAACCAAACAACTGTTTCAGCGGTTTGCCACTCTCGATGATGGGGATCGGACGATCTTCCTGATCTGTAAGAAAGAGATCGGGATCGATGCCAAGTGACCAATAGATTGTTTTTGCAAGGTCTTCGGGGCTGACGGGATTTTCGACTGGATAAGCGGCATGGGCATCGGACGTTCCATGAAGAACACCGCCACGAATCCCTGCTCCGGCTAGCAAACAGGGGAAACAGTGCGACCAGTGCCCGCGGCCCCAACTACTTGTCCCTTTAGGTGTCCGGCCCATTTCACCTATGGTGACGATTAGCGTTTCATCGAGTAAACCACGTTCATCCAAATCGGTAATCAATGCAGTATAAGTCTGATCAAAACCGGGTAAAAGATACTTTTCCAGGTAATGCGCACTACGATGCGAATCCCAGCTAAAACCATCGGGTGCATCCCAACAGACGGTGACAAACCGCGCCCCTGCTTCTACCATCCGACGCCCCATTAAAGCCGATTGACCAAACAGATGCCGACCATAACGATCTCGCATCGCAGCCGACTCCTGCTTAATATCGAAGGCCGATCGCATCTTTTTCGATGTAACCAGCGAAAGGGCACGCTGCTGGATGCGATCGTAATTATCATAAACCTGATCATTGTGGAATGATTTGTTTGCCTGATCAAACTGTTTCAACAAACTGCTCCGCTTGTTCAAACGATCCAGCGTAAGTGCTTTCGTCGTTGCTAAACCATGAATACGGAAATCCAGTTCTTCATCGTTGCAGTCGCGAAAATAAGGATTGTCCGCAGAGTTCCGTTTGCGAATGTTGGTCGCAAACGCGTCGTAGGCTGAGCCAAGCCAGCCTGCGTGTTGTCCAGTACGCTCCAACCCCTGCAGCGCCCCCAGCTTATTCGGTAAATAAATATAATCGGGAAGACTACGCTCATGAGCATCCGGGGCTTTGCGTGAAAGATATTCGACGACACTTCCCATTGCGGGCCAATCGGTCGAACGGGCATTCACATCCCCCCCATCTGCAGCAGACCGGGTCCATTTATGGCCGGTCTGAATATAATGGCAAGCATTATGATCGTTATGCGGATGTGTCATCGTACGAATCACGCAGATTTTATCTGAAATGTTCGCAGTACGCTTCAGATGCTCGCTGATTTGTAAACCCGGGGTACGAGAATGAATGGGCATAAACGGTCCACGAATCGCGCTGGGTGCTTCCGGCTTCATGTCGAATGATTCAAGCTGACTTGGACCACCAAACAGAAACAGAAAGATAACAGACTTCGCCTTTGCATTGCCAAAGGTGCCAACAGCTTCTTCAGCAGCCAGGACACCCGGCAGGCTGAGACCAAACAACCCCGCGCCTCCCACTTGCAACGCTTCACGCCGCGACAGACCAGAACAAACTCGTTGTTTATAACCATTGACTGTCAGCATCGATTACATCTCACTAGTTTATCAGATGGACATTTAGCTCCAGCAATACATCAAAGACTACCGATATGTCTAGAAAACATCAAGACCGATTCGATGATAAATATGCTTTTCACATAATTGCGCAATTCGGTAATTCATGAATCTATTATTGGAAATTGGTAAAAACAACTCATATTTTAAACTGATTATAATAAGTTGAATCATTCCCAGAATTAAGTATCTTTGAAGCGAGGTACCTCGTTTCCTGATGACGTTAGCATAATTAGTAGAAGTGAGAGTTTATCTTGTAATCGTAACAAAGTGTTGTCTATGATTTCGTTACGCCTGATGCATATGAAACATTTTCTCTATTAGAAAGCGTAAATTCGTGACTCATCATTCACTTATTTCCCGTCGTAGTTTTATGCATTCCACTGCATTAGCGATGGTAAGTCCCATCGGGACGGCTGCATTACAAGCTGCCTACGGTAAGAAGAAAAACACCAAACTAATCAAATCGATTACAAAAGAAACGGTCTTTCGCAATCGTAATGGGTCTGGAACAACCTGGTTTCACCCACGCGCTTGCCTGATTCCAGGTAAAAGCGGGAAAGCGACACTCTTTGCCAACTTGCAGGAGATTGGAGGCTCAGATTATTTTGGCCCTGTCCACTGGAGTGAATCCCAGGATCGAGGAATGACCTGGAGTATTCCCCAACCAATTCTTGCACTCGGACGTGATCCAGTCCAAGGACACCCGGGATTGATGGCAGGGGTCTGTGATGTGACGCCGCAGTACCATCAAAAGACAGAGACAATTCTCTCCCTGGGACATGTCGTCTTCTATCGCGGACCTCGATTTGCAAGAGGTGATCAACTGGCACGTTATCCGGTGTATGCAGTGCGACAAAAAAATGGCACCTGGTCGGAACGGAAAATTCTGGAATGGGACGATCCACGCGGTTCATTTATCTACACCAATAATTGTGGGCAACGTATTGTGATGCCTAACGGCGATATCATGATGTCGTTCACATTTGGACCTGAAAAAGACCATCGCATGGTGGCCGGAGTTCGCTGTTCGTTTGATGGTTCAGAACTAAAAATCCTGGAAGTGGGGCCTCCATTAAAAAATAATGTCGGGCGTGGCTTACTCGAACCTTCCATCACACGGTTCCAGAATCAATTCTTCATGACCATTCGCGCAGAGGATGGACATGGATATGTTGCCGTCAGCCCGGACGGTTTGAACTACCACAATAAAACAGCCTGGGTCTGGGACGATGGCCAGCCAATTGGCATGTCAACGACACAACAACACTGGCTCACTCATTCCGATGAACTCTTTCTGGTCTACACGAGAAAAGATGAATCGAATAAAAATGTTATCCGTTGGCGTTCTCCACTGTGGGTCGCACGCGTTGATCCCAAAAAACTCTGTCTGATTCGGGAGACAGAACAAGTTGTCCTGCCTCTAGTGGGTGATGGAGTCAATAAACCCAACCAGGTCGCCATCATGGGTAACTTTGATGTGACGAATCTCAGCCCGAATGAGTCTTGCGTGACTGTCGGAGAGTGGCTTCCCCGAGGTGGCTATAAGGGTGATCTCTTACTCTCAAGAATTCGCTGGAACAAACCAAACCGAAATCTACCTGATTTTGTTCTTTGATCTTTTGAATCAGTTAACACTTGTCAGAATCAGAACGGGGCGTATTAAAAAAGAGAGCCATCAGCTTACTGATGGCTCTCTAAATCACACAGTATTGCTTTTTGAGCGGTTTTGTTCCCATCCATGAACAGCGTTTTTCGCCCCGCAACGATCCTTCCAAGTAATACTCGTGCCTTAGTGAGACTCCATTAAGTGCGACAGGAAACTGCCATCGCGTCAATAAGTTTTCCTGGATTCAAGGGCTTCATAAACCAGGCATTGACACCTTCATTTTCTGATTGAGCGAAACAATCCTCAGGGGTTGTTCCACTTATTGCAAATATTTTCACTTGATTATAAGCTTCGTTCTTTCGGATATGTCTGATTGCCGTCGGTCCATCACAGCGAGGCATCCGCATATCGAAAAGTATAATCGAAGGTAGCGGGTTATTCTCCAGATGTTCAATGGCATCGGCACCATCTTTACTTGTCGCAACTTGATAGCCATGCATCTCGAGTAAGCCTGCCAGCATTTCGCGCTCGTTGTCCTGATCCTCGACTAACAAGATGCTATTTGGCTTCTTTTCTAAATATTTGGCATCCTCAGAAGAAATCTGATTTTGTTCGAGAATACTTTCCAGTAACTCGACTTGTCTTTTAAAGACTTTTTCAGCTTCCTTATGAAAGCCAGCTGCCACTTGTTCTTTATAAAGATGCGTAGCAATACTTAAAGAATTTAATTGATTTCGGAGTTTGTGTCGCAGTTCAGGAGGGACTTGAACAATCTGGTGCTCTTTTGAGTCATGAGGTATCGCTTCGGGTAATTCCCCTCGGACAATCTTGAATTCGACGGGAGCGTCAAATCCGACTCTTACAGTAGAGCCTCTCACACCAAGAATCTTTACCGTAATACCAAGATCGGGGAAGCTGACGTTTTGGTCCTGCTTACGACTGAGAATAAGCATGGGAATTTCCTTCCGTGGAATAACTGGCTTTCGATGTTCCATCCATGGAAGTCGAGAACAATCATGTTAATTCACTAAGCATCCCTGCTCTGTTTTAGTCATGCCTGCTGGTGTCGATCAATGCGATCTAAATTTTTAACGAAATATATTTCACCTGTCAATCATTTTCTTGTAAATGAGTTAGATACCTTACATTTCACTAAGATTCGGATGTATACTTGCTCTTTGCTGGATAATCTGAATGATCAATTCGCCGGGATCTATTGGTTTCACAAGATGTGTGTCAAATCCTGCTGCCAAAGCGGCTTCTTGATCAGACTGGCGCCCATAACCAGTTAATGCAATTAATACGGCAGGTGACTCAGTGTTTTGTTTCCGAATTTCTCTGGCAAGTTGGTATCCATCCATTCTGGGAAGCCCAATATCAATCACAGCAACATCAGGCTTTTTCACTTTATAAAGTTCTAACCCTGACAGTCCATCACCGGCAACCGATACTTCAAATCCTTTTATCTGAAGTGTTTCCGCCAACATATTTCGCGCGTCAAAATTATCTTCAACAAGAAGTATCTTACATCCTTCAAAGCTAAGATCTGGTTCATGCTTCAACGTCTTGGGAGTCTTATCCGTCATCGGTAAAAAGATTCTGAAGGTACTGCCCTTCCCGACTCCATCACTTTCAACTTGAATATCGCCACCATGGGTCGTCACGATGCTTCGGGCAAGCGATAAACCAACTCCCAGACCCCCAGCAGATCGTGCTAAAGTGGAATCAGATTGAACAAATAGCTCGAAAATACTTGCTAAGAGTTCGCTTGGAATCCCGTCACCATTGTCTTGCACAGTAATACAGACTTGATGATCATGATAATCAATACTGTACCAGATATCGTTACCCTCAGGCGTATACTTCGACGCGTTGTTGAGTAAATTGACTTGGGCCTGTTTGATTCGAATCGGATCAGCATAGATATAAATGGGACCATCACAAATCATCATATGTAACGTCTGCGATTTTTCACCAATCTGATAGTTGACTGATTCAAGAACTTCCTGTGCGAGAGCGATCACATCGACGACTTCCAGTCGAAATTCAATTTTCCCTTGTCCAAATCGGGCGATATCCAGCAAGTCATCTAATAATCGTGCCATGTGTCTTGTCTGCCGCTCAATTATTTGAGGAGCGTCTGTATTTATCTCGCCTGAAGCTTGAGATTGCAGGTACGTCTTATCTTGAATCAGGCTAATCGCATTTAGCACTGCTCCCATCGGATTACGCAGTTCATGTGACAGCATTGCCAGGAAATTGTCACGTTTCAATATTTCTTCCACCTTTTGCATTTCTGCGCACTTGCGGTCATGGATATCGCCTACGGACCCCGTCATGCGTACCGGTTTACCTGAAACATCATGATCGACAATCGCACGATGCCGGAACCAGCGGTACCCATCAGTTTTGTGCAACATGCGATATTCAAAATCGCGATGCAATTCAACATAACAACTATCGCTTCCTGGCACACTTGTTTCCTGTACCCGTTCACGATCATCAGGATGTATTAAATTCAGCCACTCAGAATGCAAAGCAGGAAACTCATCTGGTTTGTAACCTAATAAAGTGTAACAATTAGGGGACCACCACATCTCATCATTTCCTACGTTGGTCCAGTCCCAGGTACCATCTCTGTTAGCTGCAATGGCTCTCGAAAAACGCTCCTGCTCTCTTTGAATGGACTCTTCTGCTTCAACAAGAGAACTGATATCAATCAAGGTCAGTACAATTCCCGGTATTTCATCACCGGGAACATACTCAGCCGACTTGTAGGGAAGTACTCGCATATAAAAATGTACGTTTTGCTTGCTCAGCACTTTCTCTTCATAAGTTTCTCCTTTATCCAATACATTCTGGATCTTAGAAACTAATTCGTCGCAAATAATATTGTGAGTGAACGCACTAATTTTTCTGCCTACATCAGTGGAAATAAAATTAAACACCTGTGCCATCCTAGGTGTAAATTTTCGGATCGATAGTGTATCGTCGAGAAAGAGCGTGTGAACCTCAGTGCTGACCAGGAGGTTATTCATATCATCGGTCAGTTCTGTTAATTCTGCGATTTTATTTTGATATTCTGCATTGACGGTATAGAGCTCTTCATTGACAGAATGTAACTCCTCATTAGTACTCTGTAACTCTTCATTTGAGGCAACCATCTCTTCATTAGTGGCCTGCAATTCTTCATTGCTGGTTTCCAGCTCTTCAATCGTGGCTTGTAAGTTTTCCTTGGTATATCGAACTTCCTGTTCCAAATCCAAAATTCGGTTTCTCGTCACTTCCTCAACATCGAGATAGTCGGATCCCTGCTTTTCTTCTTCAGGAGACACGTCTATTTCTTCAAATTGGACTAAATAATTAGGATTAGGTGACTCGTCTTCCATTAAAGAAATTTGGATATTGAGTTGTGTCTCTCCTTCTGATGTTCTGGCAAGTACATTGTTGTATCGAATTGCCTTTCGCTTTTGAGAGACTCGATGTAGCCCTCCCGCCAATGCCAGCCTTAAATCATCATCGATCATTTCAAGTAAATTAGTTGATAAGCGACCATCATTATGAACCAGATACTTTCCAGCTCCAGCAAACAGTTGAAGAACATTCCAATGTTCATTCACCAGCACACTGGTAGGCATAAATCGCTCTAGCAAATTGTCATAGGTTGCAATCAAATCTTTCCCAAAAGAATCCGACTTCTTTCTTGATCCCATTCGAGCTGGTGCGTTTAATCGCTCTCGCTCGGTATTAATGGGATCCCGTAAATAGGCGGGAAGTTTGATATCACGTCGCTTTTTGAAGAATCGCCAACGTTCATGAAGTGTTTCAAACTCTTCAGCAAGCTCGCCCGGACTTTCACTCGAACCGAGAAAAAGGATTCCTTCAGTTTTTAATCCAAAGTGAAATAACGACAATACTTTTTTCTGGGCCATCGTGCGAAGATAAATCAGCAAATTTCGGCATGAAATCATGTCCAAACGAGTAAAGGGTGCATCTTTAACCAGGTTGTGCTGCGCGAAAACAATCATTTTGCGGATCTCAGAAGAAATTTGATATCCATCTTCCGTCTTTATAAAGTGACGATCTCGTATGGATTGTTCCATTTCTCCCAGACTCGTTTCGGGATAAATTCCCAGATGAGCTACATCTATGGATGCTTGATGAACATCGGTAGCAAATATTTTGACATTGATATTCCTATTTGTTTCACGCAAGTATTCGTTGATCAAAATTGCAATGGAATAAACTTCTTCTCCGGTCCCACATCCCGCCACCCAGGCCCGAAATTCCTCAAATTTTTTTCTCTCTGGTAATAACTGGGGAATAATCTCAGTCTTTAAAACTTTAAATGCTTCACGATCACGGAAGAAGCGAGTGACACCTATTAATAAATCTTTATAGAGTTGATCGACCTCTCCCGGTTCTTTTTCAAGTCGATTGACATATTCGTCAATATTACCATGGTGATTTAATTGAATTCGACGTTCAATTCGACGTCCAATCGTGGAAGGCTTGTAATGATTGAAATCAATGCGGTGACGCTCCTGCAACAGCCGAAAAACATGTTCAATGCTTGATTCATCAAGTGGTGGCTGGTCCAATTCTGTCTGATGCAGGTGATTAATATAACGTTCCAGAACATCAGAAATTTTTTCCGGTGGTACAATAACATCAACAATTCCTGTATCGATCGCGCTTTTAGGCATTCCGTCAAACTTAGAAGTTTGTGGAGACTGTGCGACGACCAGTCCACCTGCTTCATGAATATCACGAATCCCTCTTGAACCATCACTGCCTGTTCCGGATAAAATAACAGCGATGCTTCTTCGACCTACGTCCTGAGCCAATGTACGCAGGAAATGATCAATGGGCAATGATAAGGATTGTGACGTATCTTTTTCTGTTAAAAGTAATTTTCCATCAGAA
The Gimesia aquarii DNA segment above includes these coding regions:
- a CDS encoding DUF6122 family protein; its protein translation is MENVPDLIRHIIHYSCHLLVPFVIAKLFWKENWWKAGLIMLATMLIDVDHLLADPIFDPNRCSIGFHPLHTVWAGMVYLGLLAIPSWKWRAVAVGLLWHLCTDAIDCLLGGHCLFCSLPEYLYVMS
- a CDS encoding DUF1559 domain-containing protein: MKMSYTSREFRPGFTLIELLVVIAVIAILIALLLPAVQQAREAARRSQCKNNLKQLCLAIHNYHDNYQTTPLHMHRGSDDYDGAANGGSGNLSWYVGLLPFVDQGNIYDQIPFETSGQGDSWSGIANNTSILGGLARIQIPLFKCPSESVVNTVVSTANFNYVANAGRPRNLLFPGQPSTGGAAPPASKGIISMSRMNEGGPYSSNWRSTTNASFGFREIKDGLSNTAALSESLVNDGSGNHPDRRRNLYYTNSAMIEQYDAYIDQVVADGLSGFINWSSWSQYKGHSWLYTDSWQKHVYTHVFPPNTISIPAYSSDTFRCHEGDSGITPSSGHTGGVHVAMMDGAVRFISNSIDLNTWWALGTKRSNEVIGEF
- a CDS encoding Gfo/Idh/MocA family protein, which translates into the protein MSQSNRVRWGVIGLGWFGEVHADNLAEIPEIELAALCTRRPERLNEIGERLGVNRLYTDYRELLADTEIDVVSITTHINDHRDIAIDALRSGKHVLLEKPMAPTVADCEQIVEVANNAKGFFMVGHICRFDPRVTIAKQAIDEGRIGKIISMHARRNLSKAIGQTVLDDISALMGDGIHDADLMLWFSQANVSTVYAQEVHPGQNKFPDGGWSIARLDNGAVAVVESVWHLPESTPYAIDARLEVIGTEGALYINCGEAGLTIHDAQGVKMPDTMYWPRPFGNYFGVLKEELCYFANCVRNNEVPKRITPAESCAAVAWMEAATESAQTGSVLRF
- a CDS encoding peroxiredoxin family protein, with protein sequence MKLFNIVSKTTLTLSLILFSQNVSQTHVYAGVENASPPAVGKTAKDFSLSNLNGKQIKLSGELKKGPVVLLVLRGYPGYQCPLCTRQVGQFITSAAKLKSANATVVMVYPGTAKDLNTRASEFTRNIKLPANFQFLLDPDYIFTNAYGLRWDAKNETAYPSTFVIGTDGKVKFAKISKTHGNRSNVKEVLKALSSSS
- a CDS encoding DUF1501 domain-containing protein, coding for MLTVNGYKQRVCSGLSRREALQVGGAGLFGLSLPGVLAAEEAVGTFGNAKAKSVIFLFLFGGPSQLESFDMKPEAPSAIRGPFMPIHSRTPGLQISEHLKRTANISDKICVIRTMTHPHNDHNACHYIQTGHKWTRSAADGGDVNARSTDWPAMGSVVEYLSRKAPDAHERSLPDYIYLPNKLGALQGLERTGQHAGWLGSAYDAFATNIRKRNSADNPYFRDCNDEELDFRIHGLATTKALTLDRLNKRSSLLKQFDQANKSFHNDQVYDNYDRIQQRALSLVTSKKMRSAFDIKQESAAMRDRYGRHLFGQSALMGRRMVEAGARFVTVCWDAPDGFSWDSHRSAHYLEKYLLPGFDQTYTALITDLDERGLLDETLIVTIGEMGRTPKGTSSWGRGHWSHCFPCLLAGAGIRGGVLHGTSDAHAAYPVENPVSPEDLAKTIYWSLGIDPDLFLTDQEDRPIPIIESGKPLKQLFG
- a CDS encoding sialidase family protein, with the translated sequence MTHHSLISRRSFMHSTALAMVSPIGTAALQAAYGKKKNTKLIKSITKETVFRNRNGSGTTWFHPRACLIPGKSGKATLFANLQEIGGSDYFGPVHWSESQDRGMTWSIPQPILALGRDPVQGHPGLMAGVCDVTPQYHQKTETILSLGHVVFYRGPRFARGDQLARYPVYAVRQKNGTWSERKILEWDDPRGSFIYTNNCGQRIVMPNGDIMMSFTFGPEKDHRMVAGVRCSFDGSELKILEVGPPLKNNVGRGLLEPSITRFQNQFFMTIRAEDGHGYVAVSPDGLNYHNKTAWVWDDGQPIGMSTTQQHWLTHSDELFLVYTRKDESNKNVIRWRSPLWVARVDPKKLCLIRETEQVVLPLVGDGVNKPNQVAIMGNFDVTNLSPNESCVTVGEWLPRGGYKGDLLLSRIRWNKPNRNLPDFVL
- a CDS encoding response regulator is translated as MLILSRKQDQNVSFPDLGITVKILGVRGSTVRVGFDAPVEFKIVRGELPEAIPHDSKEHQIVQVPPELRHKLRNQLNSLSIATHLYKEQVAAGFHKEAEKVFKRQVELLESILEQNQISSEDAKYLEKKPNSILLVEDQDNEREMLAGLLEMHGYQVATSKDGADAIEHLENNPLPSIILFDMRMPRCDGPTAIRHIRKNEAYNQVKIFAISGTTPEDCFAQSENEGVNAWFMKPLNPGKLIDAMAVSCRT